A section of the bacterium genome encodes:
- a CDS encoding DMT family protein, with the protein MLRTVGLLGLSNVFMTFAWYAHLKTLSHRPWIIAALVSWGIALFEYLLQVPANRIGYQVFNVGQLKILQEVITLAVFVPFSIWYLKEQPRLDYLWAALCILGATFFIFRQKLMA; encoded by the coding sequence GTGCTGCGCACCGTAGGACTGCTGGGGCTGAGCAACGTCTTCATGACCTTCGCCTGGTACGCCCATTTGAAGACCCTCAGCCACCGGCCCTGGATCATCGCGGCGCTGGTCAGCTGGGGCATTGCCCTCTTCGAGTATTTGCTGCAAGTGCCAGCCAACCGCATCGGCTACCAGGTGTTCAACGTGGGCCAGCTCAAGATCCTGCAGGAAGTGATCACCCTGGCCGTCTTCGTGCCCTTCTCAATCTGGTACCTGAAGGAGCAGCCGCGCCTGGATTACCTGTGGGCGGCCCTCTGCATCCTGGGCGCCACCTTCTTCATCTTCCGCCAGAAACTGATGGCGTGA
- a CDS encoding dihydroorotase, with the protein MDIHAGGCWVLRSRQVWCEGGLRPLEIQVAQGRVEAVREWGGGPALPAPAVLDLGERWVLPGMIDTQVHFREPGFPDKEDLESGSRAAVAGGMTAFLEMPNTRPLTTTAETLADKVARATDRCWCDFGFFMGASRENLEQLAELERLPGCCGVKIFMGSSTGSLLLPDDASLRRALANGRSRVSVHAEDEERLRELKQAHAGADHPRWHPVLRDVEAACRATARLLALAAESGRAVHLLHLNCAEEMALLRALPPGVLGGRVTAEVTPQHLLLAAPACYEELGSRAQMNPPIRAEEHRAALWQAFLDGVIQVLGSDHAPHTARQKAGAYPATPSGMPGTETMLPLLVDQVLAGRLPLARVVAALAEEPARAFGIEGKGVIAPGARADLTVVDPLTEWTVDEATLQSRCGWSPFHGRRLRGRVSHTIIRGRLVYAEGALRGPPQGRALAFAHST; encoded by the coding sequence ATGGACATCCACGCCGGCGGGTGCTGGGTCCTGCGCAGCAGGCAGGTGTGGTGCGAGGGCGGCCTGCGGCCCCTGGAGATCCAGGTGGCGCAGGGACGTGTCGAAGCCGTGCGGGAGTGGGGCGGCGGCCCGGCCCTGCCGGCCCCGGCCGTGCTCGACCTGGGCGAGCGCTGGGTGCTGCCCGGCATGATCGACACCCAGGTCCACTTCCGGGAGCCGGGCTTTCCCGACAAGGAGGACCTGGAGAGCGGCAGCCGCGCCGCCGTGGCGGGCGGGATGACGGCCTTCCTCGAGATGCCCAACACGCGACCCCTCACCACCACGGCCGAGACCCTGGCCGACAAGGTGGCCCGCGCCACGGACCGCTGCTGGTGTGATTTCGGCTTCTTCATGGGCGCCTCCCGGGAGAACCTGGAGCAGTTGGCGGAGCTGGAGCGCCTGCCCGGCTGCTGCGGCGTGAAGATCTTCATGGGCTCCTCGACGGGCTCCCTGCTTCTGCCCGACGACGCCAGCCTGCGCCGGGCGCTGGCCAACGGCCGCTCGCGGGTCTCGGTCCACGCCGAGGACGAGGAGCGCCTGCGGGAGCTGAAGCAGGCGCATGCCGGCGCCGACCATCCGCGCTGGCACCCTGTCCTGCGCGACGTCGAGGCCGCCTGTCGCGCCACGGCGCGTCTGCTGGCCCTGGCGGCGGAGAGCGGCCGCGCCGTCCACCTTCTGCACCTCAACTGCGCCGAGGAGATGGCCCTCCTGCGCGCCCTGCCGCCAGGTGTGCTGGGCGGGCGCGTGACGGCGGAGGTCACCCCCCAGCACTTGCTGCTGGCGGCGCCCGCCTGTTACGAGGAGCTGGGCAGCCGCGCCCAGATGAATCCCCCCATCCGCGCCGAGGAACATCGCGCCGCGCTCTGGCAGGCCTTCCTCGACGGGGTGATCCAGGTGCTGGGCTCCGACCACGCCCCCCACACCGCCCGGCAGAAGGCGGGCGCCTATCCGGCCACGCCCAGCGGCATGCCCGGCACCGAGACGATGCTGCCCCTGCTCGTGGACCAGGTGCTGGCCGGCCGCCTGCCCCTGGCCCGGGTGGTGGCGGCCCTGGCCGAGGAGCCGGCGCGGGCCTTCGGCATCGAGGGGAAGGGCGTGATCGCGCCGGGCGCGCGCGCCGATTTAACCGTGGTCGATCCGTTGACGGAGTGGACGGTGGACGAGGCGACCCTGCAGAGCCGCTGCGGCTGGAGCCCTTTCCACGGCCGCCGGCTGCGCGGACGCGTCTCCCACACGATCATCAGGGGACGGCTGGTCTACGCCGAGGGCGCCCTGCGGGGGCCGCCCCAGGGCCGGGCCCTGGCCTTCGCCCACAGCACCTGA
- a CDS encoding CotH kinase family protein: protein MIVCHALLAGMSILAAVLPAAGALHPADHPLFAGDAVHEIHLDFAQTDWWEQLTHNFEDFDDPPYLAAAFSWNGVALDSIGVRFKGNSSYWGYYGQKKSFKLDLDEFVAGQELAGLDKLNLNNCYLDPSFVREKSAYELCRAAGLAVPRANHAALFINGRYWGLYLLVEQVDQEFIESRWGGSEDGNLWKGDPGGSLVYLGPDETSYHPHYELKTNEGENDWSALVDLAATLNNTPPGALRDSLHNRADLNSALAMLAVDNLAANLDSYPGSGHNYYLYHRDLDGRFVFTTWDMNEAWGVFNMGLSLQQLRQLNPHWLPPAQPRPLAARLWQVPELDQAYLGHLRRLMAGAAHPDTLLGRMEALRELIRPWALADTLMMFSPAQFEAALDADLTAPGGPPPGRLIPGLRAFINARHSWLTQQIGAWTPPAGLVINELMASNTSTVADEAGDYDDWIEVLNRGDTPLDLAGVGLSDHWEGEADFVFPALVLPPGGRVLVWADEEPGEGPLHAGFKLDADGEDLYLVQGGSIIDEASWIALSRDLAWGRWPDGGGSWQRLSLATPGEANQNPAGAELPVLFINEFVARNQTGFQDETGAREDWLELFNPGPALVDLGGLFLTDDLANSTKWMLPDTLLPGGAFLLVWCDEDPQDGPLHTNFKLGASGEEIGLFGRLDQGNGLIDSRVFGPQTTDQSEGRLPDGGALWTAFPHPSPGATNLAALSGLTIQHQPAAGQLHLSWTPAPGPPAAYRIYGAPRPDLPFPQAWSLLGEAAAPAWSTSLPGPLLFYRVTALY from the coding sequence ATGATCGTCTGCCACGCCTTGTTGGCCGGGATGTCCATCCTGGCCGCCGTGCTGCCCGCCGCGGGCGCCCTGCACCCGGCCGACCATCCCCTCTTCGCCGGCGACGCCGTGCACGAGATCCACCTCGACTTTGCGCAGACCGACTGGTGGGAGCAGCTCACCCACAACTTCGAGGACTTCGACGATCCGCCCTATCTTGCCGCCGCCTTCAGCTGGAATGGCGTGGCGCTGGACTCCATCGGCGTCCGCTTCAAGGGCAACAGCAGCTACTGGGGCTACTACGGGCAGAAGAAATCCTTCAAGCTGGATCTGGACGAGTTTGTCGCCGGGCAGGAGTTGGCCGGCCTGGACAAGCTGAACCTCAACAACTGCTACCTCGACCCCAGCTTCGTGCGGGAGAAGAGCGCCTACGAGCTGTGCCGGGCGGCGGGCCTGGCCGTCCCCCGCGCCAACCACGCCGCCCTCTTCATCAACGGGCGGTACTGGGGCCTCTATCTGCTGGTGGAGCAGGTGGACCAGGAATTCATCGAGAGCCGCTGGGGCGGATCCGAGGACGGCAACCTGTGGAAGGGGGATCCCGGCGGCAGCCTGGTCTACCTGGGCCCCGATGAGACCTCGTACCACCCCCATTACGAGTTGAAGACCAACGAGGGGGAGAATGACTGGTCGGCCCTGGTGGATCTGGCCGCCACCCTCAACAACACGCCCCCGGGCGCTCTGCGGGACAGCCTGCACAACCGCGCCGATCTCAACTCGGCGTTGGCCATGCTGGCCGTGGACAACCTGGCGGCCAACCTGGACAGCTATCCGGGCAGCGGGCACAACTACTACCTCTACCACCGGGACCTGGACGGCCGCTTCGTCTTCACCACCTGGGACATGAATGAGGCCTGGGGTGTCTTCAACATGGGCCTGTCGCTGCAGCAGCTACGCCAGCTGAACCCCCACTGGCTGCCGCCCGCCCAGCCGCGACCCCTGGCCGCCCGCCTTTGGCAGGTGCCGGAGCTGGACCAGGCCTACCTGGGGCACCTGCGCCGGTTGATGGCCGGCGCCGCGCACCCCGACACCCTCCTGGGGCGGATGGAGGCCCTGCGCGAGCTGATCCGGCCCTGGGCCCTGGCCGACACCCTGATGATGTTCAGCCCCGCCCAGTTCGAGGCGGCCCTCGACGCCGACCTCACCGCGCCCGGCGGGCCGCCGCCCGGACGCCTCATCCCCGGCCTGCGCGCCTTCATCAACGCCCGGCACAGCTGGCTGACCCAGCAGATCGGGGCCTGGACTCCCCCCGCCGGCCTGGTCATCAACGAGTTGATGGCCTCCAACACCAGCACGGTGGCCGACGAGGCGGGCGACTACGACGACTGGATCGAGGTCCTCAACCGCGGCGACACTCCCCTGGATTTGGCCGGTGTGGGGCTGAGCGACCATTGGGAGGGCGAGGCCGACTTCGTCTTCCCCGCCCTGGTGCTGCCCCCGGGTGGGCGGGTGCTGGTCTGGGCCGACGAGGAGCCGGGGGAGGGGCCTTTACACGCTGGCTTCAAGCTGGACGCCGACGGGGAGGATCTCTACCTGGTCCAGGGCGGCAGCATCATCGATGAAGCGAGCTGGATCGCCCTGTCCCGCGACCTGGCCTGGGGCCGCTGGCCGGACGGTGGCGGATCGTGGCAAAGGCTGAGCCTGGCCACGCCGGGAGAAGCCAATCAGAACCCCGCGGGAGCCGAGTTGCCCGTGTTGTTCATCAACGAGTTCGTCGCCCGCAACCAGACCGGTTTCCAAGACGAGACGGGAGCCCGGGAGGACTGGCTGGAGCTCTTCAATCCGGGACCCGCCCTCGTGGATCTGGGCGGCCTCTTCCTGACCGACGACCTGGCCAACAGCACCAAATGGATGCTGCCGGACACCCTGCTGCCCGGCGGCGCCTTCCTGCTCGTCTGGTGCGACGAGGATCCCCAGGACGGGCCGCTGCACACCAACTTCAAGCTGGGCGCCAGCGGGGAGGAGATTGGCCTCTTCGGCCGTCTGGACCAGGGCAACGGCTTGATCGACAGCCGCGTCTTCGGACCCCAGACGACCGACCAGAGCGAGGGCCGCCTGCCCGACGGGGGCGCGCTCTGGACCGCCTTTCCCCATCCCAGTCCCGGCGCCACCAACTTGGCCGCCCTCAGCGGGCTGACCATCCAGCACCAGCCCGCCGCGGGGCAGCTCCACCTCAGCTGGACGCCCGCCCCGGGTCCGCCCGCCGCCTATCGGATCTACGGCGCCCCGCGCCCCGACCTGCCCTTTCCGCAGGCCTGGAGCCTGCTGGGCGAAGCGGCGGCGCCGGCCTGGAGCACCTCCCTGCCCGGCCCGCTGCTCTTCTACCGGGTGACCGCCCTCTACTGA
- a CDS encoding superoxide dismutase — protein sequence MFTLPDLSYDFNALEPTIDGRTMEIHHGKHHAAYVTNLNNALEAAGAAVSGRNLDDLLGGLEQVPEAQRAAVRNNGGGHWNHSLFWRLMKKGGDGSVSPELAAALERDLGGMSAFREAFTKAGLTRFGSGWAWLVTQGGRLKVLSTPNQDNPLMDGSGTPLLALDVWEHAYYLNYQNRRPDYIENWWQVVDWSEVSRLHRATL from the coding sequence CCTGATCTGTCGTATGATTTCAACGCCCTGGAGCCGACCATCGACGGCCGGACCATGGAGATCCATCACGGCAAGCATCATGCCGCCTATGTGACCAACCTGAACAACGCGTTGGAGGCGGCGGGGGCGGCGGTGTCCGGCAGGAATCTGGACGACCTGCTGGGGGGATTGGAGCAGGTGCCGGAAGCGCAGCGGGCGGCCGTGCGCAACAACGGCGGCGGTCATTGGAACCACAGCCTCTTCTGGCGGCTGATGAAAAAGGGCGGCGACGGATCGGTCAGCCCCGAGCTGGCGGCCGCCCTCGAGCGCGACCTGGGCGGCATGTCCGCCTTCCGCGAGGCCTTCACCAAGGCGGGCCTCACCCGCTTCGGGAGCGGCTGGGCCTGGCTGGTGACGCAGGGTGGGCGGCTCAAGGTGCTGAGCACGCCCAACCAGGACAATCCCCTGATGGACGGCAGCGGCACGCCCCTGCTCGCCCTGGATGTCTGGGAGCACGCCTACTACCTGAACTATCAGAACCGGCGTCCCGACTACATCGAAAACTGGTGGCAAGTGGTTGACTGGTCGGAGGTGTCGCGCCTCCACCGGGCAACCCTCTAG